One Epidermidibacterium keratini DNA segment encodes these proteins:
- a CDS encoding helix-turn-helix transcriptional regulator produces the protein MKIVRATAVVSEPNVASDGTRARIRELLLRHGSLTVAELAAELELSTPGVRRHLEAMRSAGLVAERECDRRAEGAKRGRPARSYSLTEAAREQFPHSYDDLAVAALRHLVEVGGRDAVRSFADAQVSALEDRCRSAMDGAGSDPLARAEALADALSQEGYAASAQALASGGQLCQRHCPVAHVAAEFPELCQAETEVIGRLVGSHVQRLATIARGDGVCTTHVPSRGATLRVTG, from the coding sequence GTGAAAATCGTGCGCGCGACCGCTGTCGTGTCCGAGCCCAATGTGGCCTCGGACGGCACTCGCGCGCGCATCCGCGAGCTCCTGCTGCGTCACGGGTCGCTGACCGTCGCCGAACTGGCGGCTGAGCTGGAGCTCAGCACGCCCGGCGTACGCCGGCACCTGGAGGCAATGCGGTCCGCGGGGCTGGTAGCCGAGCGAGAATGCGACCGCCGCGCCGAAGGCGCCAAGCGGGGCAGGCCCGCCCGCAGCTACTCGCTGACCGAGGCAGCCCGCGAGCAGTTCCCGCACAGCTATGACGACCTCGCGGTCGCCGCGCTGCGGCATCTGGTCGAGGTCGGTGGCCGCGACGCGGTGCGGTCGTTCGCCGATGCACAGGTCAGCGCACTGGAAGACCGGTGCCGCAGCGCCATGGACGGTGCCGGATCCGACCCGCTGGCACGTGCCGAGGCGTTGGCCGACGCGCTGTCACAGGAGGGGTACGCTGCCTCCGCGCAGGCGTTAGCCTCCGGCGGCCAGCTGTGCCAGCGGCACTGCCCGGTAGCCCACGTGGCCGCCGAGTTCCCTGAACTATGCCAAGCCGAGACCGAAGTCATCGGGCGGCTCGTCGGCAGCCACGTCCAGCGGCTGGCCACGATCGCCCGAGGCGACGGCGTCTGCACCACCCACGTACCCTCCCGCGGCGCGACCCTGCGCGTCACGGGCTGA
- a CDS encoding CBS domain-containing protein, with amino-acid sequence MKISDILNTKGTDIVTIRPEATIKDLLKVLADYNIGALIVSADGQSMDGIVSERDVVRTIVDRDTLGEISVREIMTTDVHTCDPDTSLDTLRSEMTERRIRHVPVVAGGQLAGIVSIGDVVKSAIGQLEFERDQLNNYLSQ; translated from the coding sequence GTGAAGATCAGCGACATCCTGAACACCAAGGGAACGGACATCGTCACGATCCGTCCCGAGGCCACCATCAAGGACCTCTTGAAGGTCCTCGCCGACTACAACATCGGCGCCTTGATCGTGAGCGCGGACGGCCAGTCGATGGACGGGATCGTCTCCGAGCGCGACGTCGTGCGCACCATCGTCGACCGCGACACCCTCGGCGAGATCTCGGTGCGCGAGATCATGACCACCGACGTCCACACCTGCGATCCGGACACCTCGCTCGACACGCTGCGTAGCGAGATGACCGAGCGCCGTATCCGGCACGTCCCGGTTGTCGCCGGCGGCCAGCTCGCCGGCATCGTGAGCATCGGCGATGTCGTCAAGTCGGCCATCGGGCAGCTGGAGTTCGAGCGCGACCAGCTCAACAACTACCTGAGCCAGTAG
- a CDS encoding COX15/CtaA family protein, giving the protein MRLPAATPTNVRRLTLAVLITNVAIVVSGGAVRLTGSGLGCAQWPTCNEGNLFPTSEMPVHTYIEFTNRTFFFILAIVALVTWLVLRKLSPARPDLTRLALFIGLSIPAQGVIGGITVLTGLNPYTVMVHFLISMVLVFWAAKLYSRARDLERQPQPYANRGWQTLAYAMLVAAALTLILGTIVTGSGPHGGDPEAGRTGFDPELMSQLHADAVFLLVGLSLAAYAVTLAIGNPPPLRRAVLTLLGILAVQGVIGYTQYFTNLPIVLVGLHMLGAALVMMGVTYVTEELRYVGANRPKRDLPKPTDDNGDGFDGHSLASARSLLNRR; this is encoded by the coding sequence GTGAGACTTCCCGCCGCCACGCCCACGAACGTCCGCCGTCTGACTCTGGCGGTGCTGATTACCAACGTGGCGATCGTGGTGTCCGGCGGTGCGGTGCGCCTGACTGGTAGCGGGCTCGGGTGCGCGCAGTGGCCGACGTGTAACGAGGGCAACCTCTTCCCCACCTCCGAGATGCCGGTCCATACCTACATCGAGTTCACCAACCGCACGTTCTTCTTCATCCTCGCGATCGTGGCTCTCGTGACCTGGCTGGTGCTGCGCAAGCTGTCACCCGCTCGGCCGGACCTGACGCGGCTCGCGCTGTTTATCGGGCTGAGCATTCCCGCGCAGGGAGTGATCGGCGGGATCACCGTGCTCACCGGGCTCAACCCCTACACCGTGATGGTGCACTTCCTGATCTCGATGGTGCTGGTCTTCTGGGCCGCGAAGCTCTACAGCCGCGCCCGCGACCTGGAACGCCAGCCGCAGCCTTATGCCAACCGGGGCTGGCAGACGCTGGCCTACGCGATGCTGGTGGCGGCGGCACTGACGTTGATCCTCGGCACGATCGTCACCGGCTCCGGACCACACGGCGGCGATCCCGAGGCCGGGCGCACCGGCTTCGACCCTGAGCTGATGAGCCAGCTGCATGCCGACGCGGTGTTCTTGCTCGTCGGGCTGTCGTTGGCGGCGTACGCCGTCACCCTGGCGATCGGCAACCCGCCGCCGCTGCGCCGCGCCGTACTCACCTTGCTCGGCATCCTTGCTGTGCAAGGGGTTATCGGCTACACGCAGTACTTCACCAACCTGCCGATCGTGCTCGTCGGGCTGCACATGCTCGGCGCTGCGCTGGTGATGATGGGCGTCACCTACGTGACGGAGGAACTGCGGTACGTCGGCGCGAACCGCCCGAAGCGCGACCTCCCCAAGCCGACTGACGACAACGGGGATGGTTTCGACGGACACTCACTCGCTAGCGCTCGCTCGTTGCTCAACCGCCGGTAA
- a CDS encoding heme o synthase codes for MSADAVPVSTSAGSPAVPVKSSSPLDVVRAYVALTKPRIIEQLLITTVPAMMLAAGGLGSPLLIVLTLVGGMLSAGSANSLNCYVDRDIDSVMHRTARRPLVRHTVAPRAALVFGLVLGVLSTAIFWFFTTPLATGLNLLAILLYVVLYTMVLKRRTSQNIVWGGAAGCMPVLIGWAAVTGSLSLAPFIMFAIIFFWTPPHFWALAIKYKDDYAAAGVPMLPVVAKPSTVTAQMLAHAVAMVACSIALWPVATSAVYGVIVSILGAWFLFETVRLHVRTVRGAEIKPMRVFHMSNTYLSLVFVLIAVDALLF; via the coding sequence ATGAGCGCGGACGCCGTACCCGTCTCGACCTCCGCCGGATCGCCTGCGGTACCGGTCAAATCCAGCTCACCGCTGGACGTGGTGCGCGCCTACGTTGCGCTGACCAAGCCGCGCATCATCGAGCAGCTGCTCATCACGACCGTGCCGGCGATGATGCTGGCCGCTGGCGGCCTCGGCTCGCCGCTGCTGATCGTCCTGACGCTGGTTGGCGGGATGCTGTCGGCGGGCTCTGCCAACTCGCTCAACTGCTACGTCGACCGCGACATCGACTCGGTGATGCACCGCACGGCGCGCCGTCCTCTGGTGCGTCACACCGTCGCACCGCGTGCGGCGCTGGTGTTCGGGCTGGTCCTCGGCGTGCTGTCGACGGCGATCTTCTGGTTCTTCACCACGCCGCTGGCGACGGGGCTGAACCTGCTTGCGATCTTGCTGTACGTCGTGCTCTACACGATGGTGCTGAAGCGGCGTACCTCGCAGAACATCGTGTGGGGCGGCGCTGCCGGCTGCATGCCGGTGCTGATCGGGTGGGCCGCAGTGACCGGCTCGCTGTCACTCGCGCCGTTCATCATGTTCGCGATCATCTTCTTCTGGACGCCGCCGCACTTCTGGGCGCTGGCGATCAAGTACAAGGACGACTACGCCGCGGCCGGCGTACCCATGCTTCCGGTCGTCGCCAAGCCGAGCACCGTGACTGCTCAGATGCTGGCGCACGCCGTCGCGATGGTGGCCTGCTCGATCGCGCTGTGGCCGGTCGCCACCAGCGCGGTGTACGGCGTCATCGTCAGCATCCTCGGTGCCTGGTTCCTCTTCGAGACCGTGCGCCTGCACGTGCGCACGGTGCGCGGCGCGGAGATCAAGCCGATGCGGGTCTTCCACATGTCCAACACCTACCTGAGCCTGGTGTTCGTGCTCATCGCGGTCGACGCGCTGCTGTTCTAA
- the tkt gene encoding transketolase produces the protein MDAVQKVGNGHPGTAMSLAPAAYYLFQHVMRHDPADPNWVARDRFVLSAGHSSLTLYIQLFFSGYGLELDDLEALRTWGSLTPGHPEVEHTTGVEITTGPLGSGLAASVGMAMAARRERGLLDPEPAPGESIFDHHVYVIASDGDVQEGVSNEASSLAATQQLGNLVVIYDHNSISIEDDTKIAFTEDVGGRYEALGWHVQEVSWVNDDGSYQENLRNLAKAIDEAKAVTSKPSFISLRTIIAWPAPNKQNTGKAHGSALGEEEVRDTKKLLGLDARKTFDVPDELLKHVRKVKERGKKAHAEWLPKFKEWQKAHPNRAELLKRLEVRELPDGWTKALPDFEPDEKGIATRAASGKVLASLVDVLPELWGGSADLAESNNTTMSGVPSFIPEENQTKEFPGDPYGRTLHFGVREHAMGMILNGIALHGGTRPYGGTFLVFSDYMRGAVRLAALMRLPVIYVWTHDSIGLGEDGPTHQPVEHLSALRAIPGLDVVRPGDANETVVAWRTVLEHTDRPAGLVLSRQAMPTLDRTELASADGVARGGYILREADGDPQVIIMASGSELSLAVAAAEQLESSGTPTRVVSMPCIEWFEEQDRAYRDSVLPPTVRARVSVEAGIAQPWYRYLGDAGRAVSQEHFGASAAAATLFEKFGFTTDRVVQAAQESLADVGTDQINPGKRVVNEDDQLANAYQTQEGEKAR, from the coding sequence ATGGACGCCGTCCAGAAAGTGGGCAACGGCCACCCCGGCACCGCCATGAGCCTTGCCCCGGCGGCGTACTACCTGTTCCAGCACGTAATGCGCCACGACCCGGCGGACCCGAACTGGGTCGCCCGCGACCGGTTCGTGCTCTCTGCCGGGCACTCCAGCCTCACCCTCTACATCCAGCTGTTCTTCAGCGGCTACGGCCTGGAGCTCGATGACCTTGAGGCGCTGCGCACCTGGGGCTCGCTGACCCCGGGTCACCCCGAGGTCGAGCACACCACCGGCGTCGAGATCACCACCGGCCCGCTGGGCTCGGGGCTCGCCGCCTCGGTCGGCATGGCGATGGCGGCCCGCCGCGAACGCGGGCTGCTCGATCCCGAGCCCGCCCCCGGCGAGAGCATCTTCGACCATCACGTCTACGTCATCGCCTCCGACGGTGACGTCCAAGAAGGTGTCTCCAACGAGGCCAGCTCGCTCGCTGCCACCCAGCAGCTGGGCAACCTCGTCGTCATCTACGACCACAACAGCATCTCGATCGAAGACGACACCAAGATCGCCTTCACCGAGGACGTCGGCGGCCGCTACGAGGCACTTGGCTGGCACGTGCAGGAGGTGTCGTGGGTCAACGACGACGGCTCCTACCAGGAAAACCTGCGCAATCTCGCGAAGGCGATCGACGAGGCCAAGGCGGTCACCAGCAAGCCGTCGTTCATCAGCCTGCGCACCATCATCGCCTGGCCGGCACCGAACAAGCAGAACACCGGCAAGGCGCACGGTTCGGCCCTCGGTGAGGAGGAGGTGCGCGACACCAAGAAACTGCTGGGACTCGACGCGCGCAAGACCTTCGACGTACCGGACGAGCTGCTGAAGCACGTGCGCAAGGTCAAGGAGCGCGGCAAGAAGGCGCACGCGGAGTGGCTGCCGAAGTTCAAGGAATGGCAGAAGGCCCACCCGAATCGCGCCGAGCTGCTCAAGCGGCTTGAGGTGCGCGAGCTGCCCGACGGGTGGACCAAGGCGCTTCCGGACTTCGAGCCCGACGAGAAGGGCATCGCCACCCGCGCCGCCTCCGGCAAGGTGCTCGCGTCGCTGGTCGACGTGCTGCCTGAGCTGTGGGGCGGGTCAGCCGACCTCGCCGAGTCCAACAACACCACGATGTCCGGCGTACCGTCGTTCATCCCCGAGGAGAACCAGACCAAGGAGTTCCCCGGAGACCCCTATGGCCGCACGCTGCACTTCGGCGTCCGCGAGCATGCCATGGGGATGATCCTCAACGGCATCGCGCTGCACGGCGGAACCCGGCCGTACGGCGGCACCTTCCTGGTCTTCTCGGACTACATGCGCGGCGCTGTGCGCCTGGCAGCGCTGATGCGCCTGCCGGTGATCTACGTGTGGACGCACGACTCCATCGGTCTCGGTGAGGACGGCCCGACGCACCAGCCGGTCGAGCACCTGTCGGCGCTGCGGGCCATCCCCGGGCTCGACGTCGTACGCCCCGGCGATGCCAACGAGACGGTCGTCGCCTGGCGCACCGTTCTCGAGCACACCGACCGACCCGCCGGACTCGTCCTGTCGCGTCAGGCCATGCCCACTCTCGATCGCACCGAGCTGGCCTCGGCCGACGGGGTCGCGCGCGGCGGATACATCTTGCGGGAGGCCGACGGCGACCCGCAGGTGATCATCATGGCCTCCGGCTCAGAGCTCAGCCTCGCGGTCGCGGCCGCGGAGCAGCTGGAATCCAGCGGTACGCCGACCCGCGTGGTGTCGATGCCGTGCATCGAGTGGTTCGAGGAGCAGGACCGCGCCTACCGCGACAGCGTCCTGCCGCCCACCGTGCGGGCCCGCGTCAGCGTCGAGGCCGGCATCGCCCAGCCGTGGTACCGCTACCTCGGTGACGCCGGGCGCGCCGTCTCGCAGGAGCACTTCGGTGCCAGCGCAGCTGCCGCCACGCTGTTCGAGAAGTTCGGCTTCACCACCGACCGAGTCGTGCAGGCGGCGCAGGAGTCGCTCGCCGACGTCGGCACCGACCAGATCAACCCCGGCAAGCGCGTCGTCAACGAAGACGACCAGCTCGCCAACGCCTACCAGACCCAAGAGGGAGAAAAGGCACGATGA
- the tal gene encoding transaldolase, with protein sequence MTNKALAELSESGVAVWLDDLSRGRIQSGELKKLIDEKSVVGVTTNPSIFQAAIADAEVYDEQLHDSATLQMSVDETVRFITTRDVRSACDVLREVHDRTGGQDGRVSIEVDPRSARDESKTVAEAALLWWMVDRPNLFIKIPATLEGLPAIDSTLAAGISVNVTLIFSIERYRAVMDAYLSGIEKRLEAGKSLDGIESVASFFVSRVDTEIDKRLDEIGTPEAKALKGKAGVANAQLAYQAYEEVFSSDRWKALEAKGARKQRPLWASTGVKNPEYPDTLYISELIAPNTVNTMPEKTMEAYADHGKPGTPVTETYADAQKVIDDLKAVGIDFDDVFKALEDDGVDKFDKSWAELYETVKAALGK encoded by the coding sequence ATGACCAACAAGGCACTGGCAGAGCTCTCCGAGTCCGGCGTCGCCGTCTGGCTCGACGACCTCTCGCGTGGCCGGATCCAGTCCGGCGAGCTGAAGAAACTCATCGACGAGAAGTCTGTCGTCGGCGTGACCACCAACCCGTCGATCTTCCAGGCGGCCATCGCCGACGCCGAGGTCTACGACGAGCAGCTGCACGACAGCGCGACGCTGCAGATGAGCGTCGATGAGACCGTCCGTTTCATCACCACGCGTGATGTGCGTTCGGCGTGCGACGTACTGCGCGAGGTCCACGACCGCACCGGCGGCCAGGACGGGCGCGTCTCGATCGAGGTCGACCCCCGCTCGGCGCGTGATGAATCCAAGACCGTCGCCGAGGCCGCGCTGCTGTGGTGGATGGTCGACCGGCCCAACCTGTTCATCAAGATCCCAGCGACCCTCGAGGGCCTGCCGGCGATCGACTCCACGCTCGCCGCCGGCATCAGCGTCAACGTCACGCTGATCTTCTCCATCGAGCGCTACCGCGCCGTGATGGATGCCTACCTCAGTGGCATCGAGAAGCGGCTGGAGGCCGGCAAGTCGCTCGATGGCATCGAGTCGGTCGCCTCGTTCTTCGTCTCGCGAGTCGACACCGAGATCGACAAGCGGCTCGATGAGATCGGCACCCCCGAGGCCAAGGCGCTCAAGGGCAAGGCCGGTGTTGCCAACGCGCAGCTGGCCTACCAGGCCTACGAGGAGGTCTTCAGCTCCGACCGCTGGAAGGCGCTGGAGGCCAAGGGTGCGCGCAAGCAGCGCCCGCTGTGGGCATCGACCGGCGTCAAGAACCCGGAGTACCCCGACACCCTCTACATCTCCGAACTGATCGCGCCCAACACGGTCAACACCATGCCGGAGAAGACGATGGAGGCGTACGCCGACCACGGCAAGCCGGGCACCCCGGTGACCGAGACGTACGCCGACGCCCAGAAGGTCATCGATGACCTGAAGGCGGTCGGGATCGACTTCGATGACGTCTTCAAGGCGCTCGAGGACGACGGTGTCGACAAGTTCGACAAGTCGTGGGCCGAGCTCTACGAGACCGTCAAGGCTGCACTCGGAAAGTAG
- a CDS encoding glucose-6-phosphate isomerase, producing MFLRYHAPASLTDTLGSLVNDKVASRIAAGDPTVWGPAAQEESAKRLGWVGLPESSRPLLAEIEALHAQLREEGLTRVVLAGMGGSSLAPEVICKTAGVDLVTLDTTDPQQVADALAPEIERTVVVVSSKSGGTVETDSHRRTAEKAFSDAGIDAASRIIVVTDPGSPFEKLSTEAGYRKVFLADPSVGGRYSALTAFGLVPSGLAGADIAALLDDAAYAQKQCAKDAVDNPALLLGAVLGDAEKSGAEKIVFAPNGTANDGFADWVEQLLAESTGKDGRGVLPVALTGTDDVGYADAGPDAVPVALGEVDAPQSSSGFAIASDGPLGAQFYLWEFATAVAGAVIGINPFDQPNVEEAKVQARKLLGGSGPADDATPLLTEGAVQVYADGDWASGQDTLAGVLAALLQTDPPNGYVAIMAYLDRHNDRLAADLRPLIARASGKQTTFGWGPRFLHSTGQYHKGGHPNGAFLQITADAPQDLPIPDQPFTFHTLQLAQASGDAAVLKAKGRPVLRLHLSDRGAGLDQVATALEEMSS from the coding sequence ATGTTCCTTCGCTACCACGCCCCCGCCTCTCTCACCGACACCCTTGGCTCGCTCGTGAACGACAAGGTCGCCTCGCGGATCGCTGCCGGTGACCCGACCGTGTGGGGGCCGGCCGCGCAGGAAGAATCGGCCAAGCGCCTCGGCTGGGTAGGGCTCCCGGAGTCCTCCCGGCCGCTGCTTGCCGAGATCGAGGCGCTGCACGCCCAGCTGCGCGAGGAGGGCCTCACCCGGGTCGTCCTCGCCGGCATGGGCGGCAGCTCGCTCGCGCCGGAGGTCATCTGCAAGACCGCCGGCGTCGACCTTGTCACGTTGGATACCACCGACCCGCAGCAAGTCGCCGACGCACTCGCGCCGGAGATTGAGCGCACGGTCGTGGTTGTCTCCTCCAAGTCCGGCGGCACGGTCGAAACCGACTCCCATCGCCGGACGGCCGAGAAGGCCTTTAGCGACGCCGGAATCGATGCCGCCTCGCGGATCATCGTGGTCACCGATCCGGGCTCGCCGTTCGAGAAGCTCTCCACAGAAGCCGGATACCGCAAGGTGTTTTTGGCCGACCCGTCGGTCGGCGGTCGCTACTCCGCGTTGACCGCGTTCGGCTTGGTCCCCTCCGGACTGGCCGGCGCCGATATCGCTGCGCTGCTTGACGATGCGGCGTACGCGCAGAAGCAGTGCGCCAAGGACGCGGTGGACAACCCGGCTCTGCTGCTGGGCGCCGTACTCGGCGATGCCGAGAAGTCGGGCGCCGAGAAGATCGTCTTCGCCCCGAACGGGACCGCCAATGACGGTTTCGCCGACTGGGTCGAGCAGCTGCTCGCCGAGTCGACGGGCAAGGACGGCCGCGGCGTACTTCCCGTCGCGCTCACCGGCACCGACGACGTGGGTTACGCCGACGCCGGTCCGGACGCGGTGCCGGTCGCGCTCGGCGAAGTCGATGCGCCGCAGTCCAGCAGCGGCTTCGCGATCGCCTCCGACGGCCCGCTCGGCGCGCAGTTCTATCTCTGGGAGTTCGCCACCGCAGTCGCGGGCGCGGTCATCGGGATCAACCCGTTTGACCAGCCCAACGTCGAGGAGGCCAAGGTTCAGGCCCGCAAGCTGCTCGGCGGCTCGGGTCCGGCCGACGACGCCACGCCGCTGTTGACCGAAGGGGCCGTGCAGGTGTACGCCGACGGTGACTGGGCATCGGGCCAGGACACTCTCGCCGGCGTACTCGCGGCCCTGCTGCAGACCGATCCGCCCAACGGCTACGTCGCGATCATGGCCTATCTCGACCGCCACAACGACCGGCTGGCCGCCGATCTACGGCCACTCATCGCGCGGGCATCGGGCAAGCAGACCACCTTTGGCTGGGGGCCGCGGTTCTTGCACTCAACCGGGCAGTATCACAAGGGCGGGCACCCCAACGGCGCGTTCTTGCAGATCACCGCGGACGCGCCGCAGGATCTGCCGATCCCCGACCAGCCGTTTACCTTCCACACGCTGCAGCTGGCGCAGGCCTCCGGTGACGCGGCCGTGCTGAAGGCGAAAGGACGGCCGGTACTTCGGCTCCATCTCAGTGACCGCGGCGCCGGCCTTGACCAGGTCGCGACCGCGCTCGAGGAGATGTCGTCCTGA
- the zwf gene encoding glucose-6-phosphate dehydrogenase — translation MTLGSGEEYRAATSVASTNPLRDPLDRRLPRVPEPCALVVFGITGDLARKKLIPAIYDLAHRGLLPANFVLIGFARRDWGDGDFAQLVHDAAKTHARTPWDDGVWARLADNIKFVPGDFSDDDAFDQLAETLDGLSSSHGIQGNAAFYLSIPPSYFETVLDQLERTGMANNEVAGGWRRVVVEKPFGHDLPSGKRLNTMVDKVFGWRDVYRIDHYLGKETVQNLFAFRFANTMFEPIWNSHYVDSVQITMAEDVGIGGRAGFYDETGAARDVLQNHLLQLLALTAMEEPVRFIPSAIRTEKLKVLRAISLPTELEGNAVRGQYQQGWLAGERVPGYLHEEGIPKGSTTETYAAVKLHVETRRWAGVPFYLRTGKRLPRRVTEIALNFKRAPHLPFSPDDTEELGHNQLVIRVQPDEGVTLRFGSKVPGTVMEVRDVAMDFLYGETFTESSPEAYERLLLDVLLGDATLFPLNEEVEASWAVIDPLEEFWAGQKPAPYRAGEWGPKAADEMLARDGRAWRRP, via the coding sequence ATGACGCTCGGCAGCGGCGAGGAGTACCGGGCGGCCACCTCGGTCGCTTCGACCAACCCGCTGCGCGACCCGCTCGACCGCCGGCTTCCCCGGGTACCCGAGCCGTGCGCGCTCGTCGTCTTCGGGATCACCGGTGACCTCGCCCGCAAGAAGCTCATCCCGGCGATCTACGACCTGGCCCACCGCGGGCTGCTGCCGGCAAACTTCGTGCTCATCGGGTTTGCCCGACGCGACTGGGGTGACGGCGACTTCGCGCAGCTCGTGCATGACGCGGCCAAGACCCATGCGCGCACGCCCTGGGACGACGGAGTGTGGGCGCGGCTCGCCGACAACATCAAGTTTGTGCCAGGCGACTTCTCCGACGACGACGCGTTCGACCAGCTCGCCGAGACACTGGACGGGCTGTCGAGCTCGCACGGGATCCAGGGCAACGCCGCGTTCTACCTGTCGATCCCGCCGTCGTACTTCGAGACGGTGCTCGACCAGCTCGAGCGCACCGGGATGGCCAACAACGAAGTCGCCGGTGGGTGGCGCCGAGTGGTCGTCGAGAAGCCGTTCGGCCACGACCTACCCAGCGGCAAGCGGCTCAACACGATGGTCGACAAGGTCTTCGGCTGGCGTGACGTCTACCGGATCGACCACTACCTCGGCAAGGAGACGGTTCAAAACCTCTTTGCCTTCCGGTTCGCCAACACCATGTTCGAGCCGATCTGGAACTCGCACTACGTCGACTCGGTCCAGATCACCATGGCCGAGGACGTCGGAATCGGCGGGCGCGCGGGCTTCTACGACGAGACCGGTGCCGCACGCGACGTACTGCAAAACCACCTGCTGCAGCTGCTCGCGCTGACCGCCATGGAAGAGCCGGTGCGTTTCATCCCGTCGGCCATCCGCACCGAGAAGCTGAAGGTGCTGCGCGCGATCAGCCTGCCGACCGAGCTGGAAGGCAACGCGGTGCGCGGGCAGTACCAGCAAGGCTGGCTTGCCGGTGAGCGGGTGCCAGGCTACCTGCACGAAGAGGGCATTCCGAAGGGCTCGACCACCGAGACGTACGCCGCCGTGAAGCTGCACGTCGAGACGCGACGCTGGGCCGGCGTGCCGTTCTACCTCCGGACCGGCAAGCGGCTGCCGCGCCGGGTCACCGAGATCGCGCTGAACTTCAAGCGCGCCCCGCACCTGCCCTTCTCCCCCGACGACACCGAGGAGCTCGGGCACAACCAGCTGGTGATCCGGGTGCAGCCCGACGAGGGCGTGACGCTGCGGTTCGGCTCGAAGGTGCCCGGCACCGTGATGGAGGTGCGCGATGTCGCGATGGACTTCCTCTACGGCGAGACCTTCACCGAGTCCAGCCCCGAGGCCTACGAGCGGCTGCTGCTCGACGTACTGCTCGGTGATGCCACCCTCTTCCCGCTCAACGAGGAGGTCGAGGCGTCGTGGGCGGTGATCGACCCGCTGGAGGAGTTCTGGGCCGGCCAGAAGCCCGCGCCCTACCGTGCCGGCGAGTGGGGACCGAAAGCCGCTGACGAGATGCTCGCCCGTGACGGGCGCGCCTGGCGCAGGCCGTAG
- a CDS encoding glucose-6-phosphate dehydrogenase assembly protein OpcA yields MTTLWDTTGTAVVKALAAERRTGGAVTSGNALTLVVVVDEKHIGEAERAAARAAARNPCRVLIVVRRELDAPKPRLDAEILVGGRLGPGEAIVMRMYGRLALHAESVTLPLLAPDAPVVTWWHTAPPEVIATDPLGVYSDRRITDVGWLDKGAAGLKQRAKDYAPGDTDLGWTRTTQWRSALASSFDTLDGKPTSARVFGSSDAPPALLLAGWLQARLQIPVGVRETKRNTGENGISAVEVNFGTKTRLRVSRDGGDMLVRRTGQRDQRLTILDRDLGDLLTEELRHQGADDVYAAALGAATDTNGLLQRDFVRSHIWVDPTTPSKGASPKEAVKRAAAQIKKNAKPIGAGS; encoded by the coding sequence ATGACCACGCTGTGGGATACCACTGGCACGGCGGTCGTGAAGGCGCTCGCCGCTGAACGACGTACCGGCGGGGCCGTCACCTCCGGCAACGCCCTGACGCTCGTCGTCGTCGTGGACGAGAAGCACATCGGCGAAGCCGAACGGGCCGCCGCCCGCGCCGCCGCCCGCAATCCGTGTCGCGTGCTGATCGTCGTACGCCGTGAGCTCGACGCGCCCAAACCGCGCCTCGACGCGGAGATCCTGGTCGGCGGGCGCCTCGGCCCCGGCGAGGCGATCGTGATGCGGATGTATGGCCGGCTCGCGCTGCACGCCGAGTCGGTGACCTTGCCGCTGCTGGCCCCGGACGCACCGGTGGTCACGTGGTGGCACACCGCACCTCCGGAGGTGATCGCCACCGACCCGCTCGGCGTCTACAGCGACCGGCGCATCACCGACGTCGGCTGGCTCGACAAGGGTGCTGCGGGGCTCAAGCAGCGCGCAAAGGACTATGCACCGGGCGATACCGACCTCGGCTGGACACGCACGACGCAGTGGCGATCGGCTCTGGCGTCGTCCTTCGACACCCTGGACGGCAAGCCCACCAGTGCCCGGGTGTTTGGCTCCTCCGACGCTCCCCCGGCCCTGCTACTGGCCGGCTGGCTGCAGGCCCGCCTGCAGATCCCGGTCGGCGTGCGCGAGACCAAGCGCAACACCGGCGAAAACGGGATCAGCGCTGTCGAGGTCAACTTCGGGACCAAGACGCGTCTGCGGGTGAGCCGCGACGGCGGCGACATGCTCGTGCGGCGTACCGGACAGCGTGATCAGCGCCTGACCATCCTCGATCGCGACCTCGGCGACCTGCTCACCGAGGAGCTACGTCATCAGGGCGCCGACGACGTGTACGCCGCAGCGCTCGGTGCCGCCACCGACACCAACGGACTGCTGCAGCGCGACTTCGTGCGCAGCCACATCTGGGTCGACCCGACCACGCCATCGAAGGGTGCCTCGCCTAAGGAGGCGGTCAAGCGCGCGGCCGCACAGATCAAGAAGAACGCAAAGCCGATCGGAGCGGGGAGCTAG